A window of Clupea harengus unplaced genomic scaffold, Ch_v2.0.2, whole genome shotgun sequence contains these coding sequences:
- the LOC122132562 gene encoding uncharacterized protein C53C9.2-like — translation MSPGLSQAVTHRLLPVQKVEPPPSASPSEPPSGASPHSPSGPDQRQSAEELVPTPAQPDRPAEETQPEAPQIEEQQERSEEQAVEEKPGAERQPQVEEEEEKTGVEEEVEEEEEEEAELEMEGEEESEKERILVEVEESSLLSEKE, via the coding sequence ATGAGCCCCGGTCTAAGCCAAGCCGTGACCCACAGACTCCTGCCCGTTCAGAAAGTGGAGCCGCCACCGTCTGCCTCCCCCTCAGAACCTCCCTCAGGCGCTTCCCCACACTCCCCCTCTGGCCCAGACCAGCGGCAGTCAGCTGAGGAGCTCGTCCCGACGCCAGCGCAGCCTGACAGACCTGCGGAGGAGACGCAACCGGAGGCACCGCAGAtagaggagcagcaggagaggagtgaggagcagGCGGTAGAGGAGAAGCCAGGAGCGGAGCGGCAGCCACAggtggaggaagaagaagagaagacaggtgtggaggaagaggtagaggaggaggaagaggaggaggctgagtTAGAGATGGAGGGTGAAGAGGAGTCCGAAAAGGAGCGTATcttggtggaggtggaggagagcagcctcctgagtgagaaggag